From the Thermococcus guaymasensis DSM 11113 genome, one window contains:
- a CDS encoding TIGR02253 family HAD-type hydrolase, giving the protein MIKVVFFDLDDTLVDTTKLAEMARQNAIENMIRHGLPVDFETAYNELLELINEYGSNFGKHFDYLLRRLDLPNNPKWVAAGVIAYHNTKFTYLRTVNGVRRTLLELQRVGYRLGIITDGDPIKQWEKILRLDLDPYFEEVFISDYLGVKKPHPKIFEKALRKMKVEPHEAVMVGDRLYSDIYGAKQVGMQTIWFRYGKYANRELDYLDYADFTVDSLEEVPKIVRGLNDEEEERSDSEVHAD; this is encoded by the coding sequence ATGATAAAGGTCGTTTTCTTCGACCTCGATGACACCCTCGTTGATACGACAAAACTCGCCGAGATGGCGAGGCAGAACGCAATAGAGAACATGATACGACACGGGCTTCCCGTTGACTTTGAAACCGCCTACAACGAGCTCCTTGAGCTAATAAACGAGTACGGAAGCAACTTCGGCAAACATTTTGATTATCTGCTCAGGCGTCTTGACTTACCAAACAATCCCAAATGGGTAGCCGCCGGTGTCATAGCATACCACAACACTAAGTTCACCTATCTCAGGACAGTTAATGGCGTGAGAAGAACCCTCCTTGAGCTCCAGAGGGTCGGCTATCGGCTCGGGATAATAACCGACGGTGACCCCATAAAGCAGTGGGAAAAAATCCTCAGGCTTGACCTTGACCCATACTTTGAGGAGGTCTTCATATCTGATTACCTCGGAGTCAAAAAGCCCCACCCGAAGATATTTGAGAAGGCTCTCCGAAAAATGAAAGTAGAGCCCCATGAGGCGGTAATGGTTGGGGACAGGCTTTACTCCGATATTTATGGGGCCAAACAGGTTGGAATGCAAACTATCTGGTTCCGCTATGGAAAATACGCCAACAGAGAGCTTGATTACCTTGATTACGCGGACTTTACCGTAGATAGTCTCGAAGAAGTGCCGAAGATTGTGAGGGGACTCAACGATGAGGAAGAAGAGCGTTCAGATTCGGAAGTTCATGCTGATTGA
- a CDS encoding ASCH domain-containing protein → MRKKSVQIRKFMLIDSAYKSRILRGDKVTTIRYGSYEAKPGSEVYLVITPSDTAIAKVRITKVERKKVRELTNEDAKLDGFSDVKELLRELNKIYGELYGDDEVTIIGFEVIKRFEDGIPLKWLKGLNYREPEEIARLYLENQDKLNFNRETDFIMRRIYNEGLRRAVRTFGPKKVQGALLKVYHGLYGAGLI, encoded by the coding sequence ATGAGGAAGAAGAGCGTTCAGATTCGGAAGTTCATGCTGATTGACTCCGCCTACAAGTCCAGAATCCTCAGGGGAGACAAGGTCACAACAATACGCTACGGGAGTTATGAAGCTAAACCGGGGAGCGAGGTCTACCTCGTGATAACCCCGAGCGACACTGCCATAGCGAAGGTAAGAATCACGAAGGTCGAGCGAAAGAAAGTGAGGGAACTCACCAATGAAGATGCCAAGCTCGATGGCTTCTCCGACGTTAAAGAGCTTCTCCGCGAGCTCAACAAAATCTACGGCGAGCTCTACGGGGACGACGAGGTTACAATCATAGGGTTTGAGGTCATCAAGCGCTTTGAGGACGGAATTCCCCTCAAGTGGCTCAAGGGTCTCAACTACCGCGAGCCGGAGGAAATAGCGAGGCTCTACCTCGAAAACCAGGACAAGCTCAACTTCAACCGCGAGACCGACTTCATAATGCGCCGCATATACAACGAGGGGCTCAGAAGGGCGGTCAGAACCTTTGGGCCCAAGAAAGTTCAGGGGGCGCTCCTCAAGGTCTATCACGGCCTCTACGGGGCGGGATTGATTTAG
- a CDS encoding DUF835 domain-containing protein has product MITVLGILNVVMRLFTWGFALYRWARKQEKSMLFLSLALWVDFLAALVQKPILENLGVSHDPETFTPLLALLAVIEAVLLLTTSLYLNERLETIKGQLLLVLASVAGSAYVLLAALFSTSSLLLMAFPMPFMGLSLMITGYTLIRREIEIKSIATLFPVGAFLLGAINITYPVTVNTEIAPYLYGAGAVFRAMMLVGMVKYALFHVAPPKTMVVNIPQGAFYVDNPRYLQTIFHKMQVAGNGVLITRNPPKDETPTFPVFWVTKVVSSAPSENVMIIRPTDIGILVDLVKKHLEMGHSIVVLDCFEYLALENGFESAFKFLLSLKDHVLNVGGTLIVVTDSSTYSEKQWRLIEKELERLEF; this is encoded by the coding sequence GTGATAACTGTGTTGGGAATTCTAAACGTGGTTATGAGGCTTTTTACGTGGGGATTTGCCCTTTACAGGTGGGCCCGAAAGCAGGAGAAGTCCATGCTCTTTCTGAGTTTGGCCCTCTGGGTTGACTTCTTGGCTGCCCTCGTCCAAAAGCCGATACTCGAAAACTTGGGTGTTTCTCATGACCCAGAAACCTTCACTCCCCTTCTTGCCCTTCTGGCAGTGATTGAAGCCGTACTTCTGTTGACCACTTCACTTTACCTCAATGAGCGCTTAGAGACCATAAAGGGACAATTGTTGCTCGTGTTGGCATCTGTAGCTGGTTCTGCGTACGTTCTGCTCGCGGCGCTCTTTAGCACCTCCTCCCTGCTCCTCATGGCGTTTCCAATGCCCTTCATGGGGCTATCCCTCATGATCACGGGCTACACTCTCATCAGAAGGGAGATTGAAATAAAGAGCATTGCCACTCTCTTTCCAGTGGGTGCTTTTCTTCTCGGTGCCATTAACATAACGTATCCCGTGACGGTGAATACTGAGATAGCCCCCTACCTGTATGGGGCTGGGGCAGTGTTTAGGGCGATGATGCTCGTTGGGATGGTAAAGTACGCCCTTTTCCATGTCGCGCCTCCTAAAACTATGGTGGTCAATATACCGCAGGGTGCGTTCTACGTGGACAATCCGAGGTACCTCCAGACAATATTTCATAAGATGCAGGTGGCTGGAAACGGTGTCCTTATTACCCGGAACCCGCCCAAAGATGAAACGCCAACGTTTCCAGTATTCTGGGTCACCAAAGTCGTTTCCAGTGCTCCCTCCGAGAACGTGATGATAATTCGCCCAACCGACATAGGGATACTTGTAGACCTGGTCAAAAAGCACCTCGAAATGGGGCATTCAATCGTCGTGCTCGACTGCTTTGAGTATCTCGCCCTAGAAAACGGCTTTGAAAGCGCTTTCAAGTTCCTGCTCTCATTGAAAGACCACGTTCTCAACGTTGGGGGCACCCTCATAGTGGTCACAGACTCTTCCACGTACTCGGAGAAGCAGTGGAGGCTCATTGAGAAAGAACTTGAGAGGCTTGAGTTCTGA
- a CDS encoding COG2426 family protein, with the protein MNSTIEVFLLSLVPTFEGRYAIVYGIGRGYPLWETLLTAILGVLILSIVLPAALPYIDRIMLWLERTPLQKLARLYLYYVERVRKKAHPYVERWGFIGLTVFVAIPLPGTGVWTGALAAYLFGIEKKQTVPALILGGLLSMAITVLPALGMFG; encoded by the coding sequence ATGAATAGTACCATCGAGGTCTTTCTGCTCTCGCTCGTCCCGACGTTCGAGGGGCGCTACGCCATAGTCTATGGCATCGGCAGGGGCTACCCCCTATGGGAGACGCTTTTGACGGCCATCCTGGGCGTTTTGATCCTCTCAATCGTCCTTCCGGCAGCCCTGCCATACATAGACAGGATTATGCTGTGGCTGGAGAGGACGCCCTTGCAGAAGCTCGCGCGGCTATACCTCTACTACGTTGAGAGGGTTAGGAAAAAGGCCCACCCCTACGTGGAGAGGTGGGGCTTCATCGGGCTGACCGTGTTCGTCGCCATACCTCTGCCCGGAACCGGGGTGTGGACGGGGGCATTAGCGGCTTACCTCTTTGGAATCGAGAAGAAGCAGACGGTTCCAGCCCTGATACTCGGCGGGCTTTTGAGCATGGCGATAACGGTTTTGCCAGCGCTGGGGATGTTTGGATAA
- a CDS encoding TldD/PmbA family protein: MFDVNEFILKKAKELGFGDVVVLGYEMDRRQVRFANNEITVAKNWHERKVELFVELEKRVAGTTITELSEENIERTLKTLLSNMKGMAPKEDYHGIAEGPFQYKDIPETFDKAIIELDEPNEYVETAINAALEEGAKRVAGVLYTDHKGLYLTTSNGVEAFDEGTGIEISVRAFIGDLESGHGTNSVRVLKKFDPESAGRKAGEIARMAQNPEQGPEGRFDVIFDPLAFANLLSYMSFMTSAYAAEAGFSFLVNKLGQKVASELVTIKDVGNMPNGYGTRKFDDEGVPTRETTIIENGTFKTFLLNTSLAKKYGTETTANAGLIMPHAWNIVLEPGDWSKEELFSEVKRGIYITNVWYTRFQNYVAGDFSTIPRDGIFLVENGELRPIRNIRVSDNLQRILEGIRALGKESYHIHWWEVSTPVTTPYVLVEDVGITRATK, encoded by the coding sequence ATGTTCGACGTTAATGAGTTCATCCTTAAGAAGGCCAAGGAGCTCGGCTTCGGTGACGTCGTAGTTCTGGGCTACGAGATGGACAGGAGACAGGTCCGCTTTGCCAACAACGAGATAACCGTCGCCAAGAACTGGCACGAGAGGAAGGTGGAGCTCTTCGTTGAGCTGGAGAAGAGAGTGGCTGGGACGACCATCACCGAGCTGAGCGAGGAGAACATCGAGAGGACTCTAAAGACGCTTTTGAGCAACATGAAGGGCATGGCGCCGAAGGAGGACTACCACGGAATCGCCGAGGGCCCGTTCCAATACAAGGACATCCCGGAGACCTTTGACAAGGCTATAATCGAGCTCGACGAGCCGAACGAGTACGTGGAGACGGCCATTAATGCGGCCCTCGAAGAAGGGGCCAAACGCGTCGCTGGAGTCCTCTACACCGACCACAAGGGGCTCTACCTCACCACGAGCAACGGCGTCGAGGCCTTCGACGAGGGCACCGGGATAGAGATAAGCGTCAGGGCCTTCATCGGCGACCTTGAGAGCGGCCACGGGACGAACTCGGTCCGCGTCCTCAAGAAGTTCGATCCCGAAAGCGCCGGAAGGAAAGCTGGAGAGATAGCGAGGATGGCGCAGAACCCGGAGCAGGGGCCGGAGGGACGCTTCGACGTCATCTTCGACCCGCTGGCGTTTGCGAACCTGCTCAGCTACATGAGCTTCATGACCTCGGCTTACGCGGCAGAGGCCGGTTTCAGCTTCCTCGTGAACAAGCTCGGCCAGAAGGTCGCGAGTGAGCTCGTCACGATAAAGGACGTCGGCAACATGCCAAACGGCTACGGAACGAGGAAGTTCGACGACGAGGGCGTCCCGACGAGGGAAACGACGATAATCGAGAACGGAACCTTCAAGACGTTCCTGCTCAACACGAGCTTAGCTAAGAAGTACGGCACCGAGACCACCGCAAACGCTGGCTTAATAATGCCCCACGCGTGGAACATCGTCCTTGAACCGGGTGACTGGTCGAAGGAGGAGCTCTTCAGCGAGGTCAAGAGGGGCATCTACATCACCAACGTCTGGTACACCCGCTTCCAGAACTACGTTGCAGGGGACTTCTCCACAATCCCGAGGGACGGAATATTCCTCGTCGAGAACGGCGAGCTGAGGCCTATAAGGAACATCCGCGTCAGCGACAACCTGCAGAGAATCCTTGAGGGCATCAGGGCCCTCGGAAAGGAGAGCTACCACATCCACTGGTGGGAGGTCAGCACGCCGGTCACGACGCCCTACGTCCTCGTGGAGGACGTTGGAATAACGAGGGCGACGAAGTGA